A genomic segment from Flavobacterium sp. 9R encodes:
- a CDS encoding Rieske (2Fe-2S) protein, with the protein MSKEDNLNKNWKKDFPILKQQASNVSRRDFAKFLTLVSGGLMVGSGLVAAKAYILPKEEVAGEHFVCKKDEIPVGGTRAFVIEGSTIPYILIHLESGEFKAYEQKCTHLSCSVFYKPGTDIIYCPCHNGSFDAKTGEVLAGPPPRALPNLEVFLKGNDIFVKASSSEAQSV; encoded by the coding sequence ATGTCAAAAGAAGATAACCTAAATAAAAATTGGAAGAAAGATTTTCCAATTCTCAAGCAACAAGCTAGTAATGTGAGTCGCCGTGATTTTGCCAAATTCCTTACGCTGGTTTCTGGCGGATTGATGGTGGGAAGCGGATTAGTTGCGGCCAAAGCCTATATACTCCCAAAAGAAGAAGTAGCAGGCGAACATTTCGTGTGTAAAAAAGACGAAATTCCTGTAGGAGGTACTCGTGCTTTTGTGATTGAAGGCAGCACCATTCCTTATATTTTAATTCATTTAGAATCGGGGGAATTCAAAGCCTATGAACAAAAGTGTACTCATTTGTCTTGCTCTGTTTTTTATAAGCCCGGTACGGATATTATTTATTGTCCTTGCCATAATGGTTCTTTTGATGCCAAAACAGGAGAAGTATTAGCCGGTCCTCCACCAAGAGCATTGCCAAATCTAGAAGTATTTTTAAAAGGGAATGACATTTTTGTAAAAGCTTCCAGCAGTGAAGCACAGTCGGTTTAA
- a CDS encoding 4Fe-4S dicluster domain-containing protein: MNYTSFNTNEEFFVDMQRCIGCKACEMACAECETNGQDSMIHVNYVDRASTIQTTVQVCMHCDDPVCANVCPADAISKDEFGIVHTANTERCIGCSNCVMACPFGVPKKEESYDLMMKCTMCYDRTSIGKKPMCATVCPSGALFYGTKAEIEEMRPNSTPINTFVFGKEVVNTKVNIMMPKGSTELIIY, encoded by the coding sequence ATGAATTACACCAGTTTCAATACAAACGAGGAATTTTTTGTAGACATGCAACGATGCATAGGCTGCAAAGCTTGTGAGATGGCTTGTGCCGAATGCGAAACCAATGGGCAAGATTCTATGATTCATGTCAATTATGTAGATAGAGCGTCGACCATTCAAACTACGGTACAGGTTTGTATGCATTGCGATGATCCAGTGTGTGCTAATGTGTGTCCAGCTGATGCTATTTCAAAAGATGAATTTGGTATAGTGCATACTGCCAATACCGAGCGTTGTATTGGTTGTTCTAATTGTGTGATGGCTTGTCCGTTTGGCGTGCCTAAAAAGGAAGAATCCTACGATTTGATGATGAAGTGTACTATGTGTTATGACCGAACAAGTATTGGTAAAAAACCCATGTGTGCAACCGTTTGTCCTAGTGGAGCATTATTTTATGGTACTAAAGCAGAAATTGAAGAAATGCGACCAAATAGTACACCCATTAATACGTTTGTATTTGGAAAAGAAGTGGTCAATACCAAAGTTAATATAATGATGCCTAAAGGAAGTACGGAATTAATCATTTATTAG